Proteins encoded by one window of Aptenodytes patagonicus chromosome 11, bAptPat1.pri.cur, whole genome shotgun sequence:
- the LOC143165636 gene encoding uncharacterized protein LOC143165636: protein MAGRAAPWPGGGSASGRPGRSDAAMKEPAAAEEEVLRDYLAYYAARGAEGELTVCDEASLKARARRLLGPRQRGALDVCSVAERCRRARGERGGSVLRDLLKALEVLELLCVNLLLSPWRKEIRSLKTFTGNFVYYIQSVLPDDIVKTVLEKIGYIATTATEFSLVKKRNNEETKQTAFEIFLARIECETILEMTNEEKHGNLEKTLQKRTQMHRHHGDKDKEDQTPQREDAEHLENKENSETSLCLATQQKSSSNSNISFEAAGNLKIKDDMPQLAVTQSTNRLQEQQRQVINTIHFPGKCSDSEDFLIKYSDIVIRQTPIFSENLSPKAFEKKPRASLSEECVLAITTESTANEIRPVPLSPGASGPPAFAIFADSSCDSKNTLEYKAQEVPEESIEAEINDAINCIDPDPADEPNELKSLPYKDIASVQNCSVPREEEVCELSLTFTKLQIKDTQEDLMYPVEETGQPESVSYASTSDRHVREFNHSKIKHTYLTNAQMQNRAAAHIEPSSDLCYTTGNMEDSTTGSDSKRLLMDTPNAHTASECFRHIREPPNLTYIPPQSIDVRSSRIRRTSTQGRRNLLQPERDSPESSEVKLENYNSKVNEIQEPYVIIDKTDQGMLCHHT, encoded by the exons ATGGCGGGCCGAGCGGCGCCGTGGCCGGGCGGGGGcagcgccagcgggcggcccggccGGTCTGACGCCGCCatgaaggagccggcggcggctgAGGAGGAGGTGTTGCGGGACTACCTGGCCTACTATGCGGCCCGAGGGGCGGAGGGGGAGCTGACGGTGTGCGACGAGGCCTCCCTGAAGGCGAGGGCGCGACGGCTACTGGGCCCGCGGCAGCGCGGCGCCCTGGACGTGTGCAGCGTGGCGGAGCGGTGCCGGCGGGCCCGGGGCGAGCGGGGCGGCAGCGTCCTCCGCGACTTGCTCAAGGCGCTGGAGGTACTGGAGCTGCTCTGCGTCAACTTGCTCCTCTCCCCGTGGCGGAAGGAGATCAGGTCGCTGAAG ACATTCACCGGTAATTTTGTCTACTATATTCAATCTGTGCTGCCAGATGACATTGTGAAAACAGTACTGGAGAAAATAGGTTACAttgcaacaacagcaacagagtTTTCACTTGtcaaaaagagaaacaatgaGGAAACAAAGCAGACTGCATTTGAAATATTCCTGGCAAGAATTGAGTGTGAAACCATCCTCGAAAtgacaaatgaggaaaaacatgGCAATTTGGAGAAGACCCTACAGAAGAGAACACAAATGCACCGGCATCATGGAGATAAGGACAAAGAGGATCAGACACCCCAGAGAGAAGACGCTGAACatctagaaaataaagaaaacagtgagACATCTTTGTGCCTTGCTACTCAACAGAAGTCTTCAAGTAATAGCAATATATCCTTTGAAGCTGCTGGGAATCTGAAGATCAAAGATGACATGCCTCAGTTAGCAGTTACTCAATCCACTAACAGGCTTCAGGAACAGCAAAGGCAAGTCATTAACACCATACATTTTCCGGGCAAATGCTCAGACAGCGAGGACTTCTTGATCAAATATAGTGACATTGTCATAAGACAAACACCTATTTTCAGTGAGAATCTTTCtccaaaagcttttgaaaaaaagccAAGAGCCAGTCTAAGTGAAGAATGTGTTTTGGCAATCACTACAGAGTCAACTGCAAATGAGATAAGGCCTGTGCCACTCTCACCAGGAGCAAGCGGTCCACCAGCCTTTGCAATATTTGCTGACAGCTCTTGTGACAGCAAAAACACTTTGGAGTACAAAGCTCAAGAAGTCCCCGAAGAATCAATTGAAGCAGAAATTAATGATGCCATAAATTGCATAGACCCAGACCCAGCAGATGAACCCAATGAGCTGAAGTCTCTGCCGTACAAGGACATTGCATCTGTCCAAAACTGCAGTGTCCCTAGGGAAGAGGAAGTTTGTGAGCTGTCTTTAACTTTCACAAAACTACAAATCAAGGACACTCAGGAAGACCTTATGTATCCAGTAGAGGAAACTGGCCAACCTGAGTCAGTATCATATGCAAGTACAAGTGACAGGCATGTAAGAGAATTTAAtcactccaaaataaaacatacatatCTGACTAATGCTCAGATGCAGAACAGAGCAGCTGCGCATATTGAGCCATCTTCAGATCTATGCTATACTACTGGGAACATGGAGGATTCTACTACTGGTTCTGATAGCAAGAGACTACTAATGGATACTCCTAATGCACATACAGCTTCTGAGTGCTTCAGGCACATTAGAGAGCCCCCTAACCTCACCTACATTCCACCACAAAGTATTGATGTTCGGTCTTCACGCATAAGAAGGACCAGCACACAGGGCAGAAGGAACCTATTGCAGCCTGAACGTGACTCTCCTGAATCCAGTGAAGTAAAGCTGGAGAACTATAATTCAAAAGTAAATGAAATCCAGGAGCCTTATGTCATTATTGACAAAACCGACCAAGGAATGTTATGCCATCACACTTGA